A genomic region of Rhizomicrobium sp. contains the following coding sequences:
- a CDS encoding S24 family peptidase, protein MGERIRWLLDQFPNRVEAAEIAGVTPEHLASYIAGRAKPPFELVARLAAAKNVSLDWLASGEGSRQAGEAEPDGFVSIPVARDADAGPDGGEDAVLFSAGFLHGLGAADIDKLRIVVQRGAANEPVIRDGDLLLVDTSNDRIARDGLYVSLRDGRYFVRFVETAPNGTVTLKSRNPEYGTQTLAPEEAEQLRIFGRVRWRSGAV, encoded by the coding sequence TTGGGCGAACGGATACGCTGGCTGCTCGATCAGTTTCCCAATCGCGTCGAGGCGGCGGAGATCGCGGGCGTGACGCCGGAGCATCTTGCCTCCTACATCGCCGGGCGCGCCAAGCCGCCCTTCGAACTCGTCGCGCGGCTCGCCGCCGCCAAGAACGTCTCGCTCGACTGGCTCGCCAGCGGCGAGGGATCGCGGCAGGCGGGCGAGGCGGAGCCCGACGGTTTCGTGTCGATCCCGGTCGCGCGCGACGCCGATGCGGGGCCGGACGGCGGCGAGGATGCGGTGCTGTTCTCGGCCGGCTTCCTGCACGGCCTGGGCGCCGCGGATATCGACAAGCTGCGCATCGTGGTCCAGCGCGGCGCCGCCAACGAGCCGGTGATCCGCGACGGCGACCTGCTGCTGGTCGACACCTCCAACGACCGCATCGCGCGCGACGGCCTCTATGTCTCGCTGCGCGACGGCCGGTACTTCGTGCGCTTCGTGGAGACGGCGCCGAACGGCACGGTGACGCTGAAGTCGCGCAATCCCGAATACGGCACGCAGACGCTCGCGCCCGAGGAAGCGGAGCAGTTGCGAATCTTCGGCCGCGTGCGCTGGCGCAGCGGCGCGGTCTGA
- a CDS encoding retropepsin-like aspartic protease, translating into MFRHARAAALSAALALGAAQAALAAAPPPAASTAAIPMKKDGGVYVVPVTVNGLVTIDCIVDSGASDVNIPAGVYRKLQRAGAIQQSDLLGTEDYTLADGSTEHGRVVRIRTLKVGNIVVHDVTASIGGDESSALLGQSFLERFRSWSLDNGRHALVLNGVPSEPAPRVARDGNRPVPAPHAGPSDDSGAPTVAQISSGHGGHVRRPPPKQNSGEAGDENLTGQYRK; encoded by the coding sequence ATGTTCAGACATGCACGCGCCGCCGCCTTGTCGGCCGCTCTCGCGCTCGGCGCCGCCCAGGCGGCGCTGGCGGCCGCGCCGCCGCCCGCCGCTTCGACCGCCGCGATCCCGATGAAGAAGGACGGCGGGGTCTATGTCGTGCCGGTGACGGTGAACGGCCTCGTCACCATCGACTGCATCGTCGACAGCGGCGCCTCCGACGTGAACATCCCCGCCGGCGTGTACCGCAAGCTGCAGCGCGCCGGCGCCATCCAGCAGAGCGACCTGCTGGGCACCGAAGACTACACGCTCGCCGACGGGTCGACCGAGCACGGGCGCGTGGTGCGCATCCGCACGCTGAAGGTCGGCAATATCGTGGTGCACGACGTCACGGCCAGTATCGGCGGCGACGAGAGCAGCGCGCTTCTGGGCCAAAGCTTCCTGGAGCGCTTCCGCTCCTGGTCGCTCGACAATGGCCGCCATGCCCTGGTGCTGAACGGCGTGCCGTCGGAGCCGGCGCCGCGCGTCGCGCGCGATGGCAACCGCCCCGTTCCGGCGCCGCATGCCGGCCCTTCCGACGATTCCGGCGCCCCGACCGTGGCCCAGATCTCAAGCGGCCATGGCGGCCATGTCCGCCGTCCGCCGCCCAAGCAGAACAGCGGCGAGGCCGGGGACGAAAACCTCACCGGGCAATACCGCAAGTAG
- a CDS encoding PAS domain-containing protein has translation MTATSEDGAVDPNRLPTAEFAVVFDGTPGLYLVLDPSFMIVAANDAFCAATMTERDAILGRHLFEVFPDNPGDSAADGVQNLRASLLKVLKSRQPDRMNVQKYDVREHGTGAFAERYWSWLNVPVMGPDGYVKWIIHSVEDVTELMNLRTEFAARRGAAAAQRLLTQLRETERELAAARTQNAELRESLRKQAKG, from the coding sequence ATGACCGCTACATCCGAAGACGGCGCGGTCGATCCCAATCGTCTGCCTACGGCGGAATTCGCCGTCGTGTTCGACGGCACGCCGGGGCTGTATCTCGTGCTCGACCCGAGCTTCATGATCGTGGCCGCGAACGATGCGTTCTGCGCGGCGACGATGACGGAGCGCGACGCGATCCTCGGGCGGCATCTGTTCGAGGTGTTTCCCGACAATCCCGGCGACTCCGCCGCCGACGGGGTGCAGAATCTGCGCGCCTCGCTTTTGAAGGTGCTCAAGTCGCGCCAGCCCGACCGCATGAACGTCCAGAAATACGACGTCCGCGAGCACGGCACCGGCGCCTTCGCGGAGCGCTATTGGAGCTGGCTCAACGTTCCGGTGATGGGACCGGACGGCTATGTGAAGTGGATCATCCACAGCGTCGAGGACGTGACCGAGCTGATGAATTTGCGCACCGAGTTCGCGGCCCGGCGCGGCGCCGCGGCGGCGCAGCGCCTGCTCACGCAGCTGCGCGAGACCGAGCGCGAACTGGCCGCCGCGCGCACGCAGAACGCCGAGCTGCGCGAGAGCCTGCGCAAGCAGGCGAAGGGCTGA
- the bla gene encoding subclass B3 metallo-beta-lactamase, whose protein sequence is MRRTTLIGALAAMAAGALSFSTAAELPPDMAAMNQPQAPFKIADDLYYVGASDVTSYLIVTRDGYILLDGGFAQTAPMILGHIRALGFDPKGIKYILNSHAHFDHAGGIAAIRAATGAKFVASAPDAPALEAGGADFPPARPDRIIADGERVTLGGVAITAHITAGHTKGCTSWTLPVTMDGKTENALFLCSLSVLSSYRLIGDPRYPNQAADYEKSFATLDGLKCDVFLGAHGQFFDMKEKTARLGAKPNPFIDPRGCRAFFAKARAAFDKRLAECKADPACGKTEE, encoded by the coding sequence ATGAGACGGACGACACTTATCGGAGCGCTGGCGGCGATGGCCGCCGGCGCTCTTTCTTTTTCCACCGCCGCCGAACTGCCGCCCGACATGGCGGCGATGAACCAGCCCCAGGCACCGTTCAAGATCGCCGACGATCTCTATTACGTCGGCGCGAGCGACGTGACGTCCTATCTGATCGTGACGCGGGACGGCTACATCCTGCTCGATGGCGGGTTTGCGCAGACCGCGCCGATGATCCTCGGTCATATCCGCGCGCTCGGCTTCGATCCCAAAGGGATCAAATACATCCTGAACAGCCACGCCCATTTCGATCACGCTGGCGGCATCGCGGCGATCCGCGCCGCGACCGGGGCGAAATTCGTCGCCAGCGCGCCGGATGCGCCGGCGCTGGAAGCGGGCGGCGCGGACTTCCCACCGGCCAGGCCGGACCGCATTATCGCCGACGGCGAGCGCGTGACGCTGGGCGGCGTGGCGATCACCGCGCACATCACGGCGGGCCACACCAAGGGCTGCACGAGTTGGACGCTGCCGGTGACGATGGACGGCAAGACGGAAAACGCGCTGTTCCTGTGCAGCCTATCGGTGCTGTCGAGCTACCGGCTGATCGGCGATCCGCGCTATCCGAACCAGGCGGCGGATTACGAGAAATCCTTCGCGACGCTGGACGGACTGAAATGCGACGTGTTCCTCGGCGCGCATGGCCAGTTCTTCGACATGAAGGAAAAGACGGCGCGGCTCGGCGCCAAACCCAATCCGTTCATCGACCCGCGAGGCTGCCGCGCCTTCTTCGCCAAGGCGCGGGCCGCGTTCGACAAGCGGCTGGCCGAATGCAAGGCCGATCCGGCCTGCGGCAAGACGGAAGAGTGA
- the thrS gene encoding threonine--tRNA ligase, whose amino-acid sequence MSAASPIHITLPDGKTLDFNSGVTGAQIAASIGPGLAKAALIVEVNGKQWDLFRPIERDANVRIITRKDPEALELIRHDAAHVLAMAVQDLYPGTQVTIGPAIEDGFYYDFARAEPFTPEDLPKIEAKMHEIVKAALPTAREVWPRAKAIQHFKDIGETYKAELIESIPSDEDVSIYYHGNWHDLCRGPHFATTAPIGDAFKLTKIAGAYWRGDAKNAQLQRIYGTAWRDQKELDAHLERLAEQEKRDHRRIGRDLELFTFSPEVGAGLPLWMPNGMVIRQELEFLAVQEERRDGYKRVSTPEITKENLYIRSRHLAYYGDDMYSPIDIEGENYYLKPMNCPHHHMIYLATRHSYRELPLRLAEYGHCYRYEASGGLSGLMRVRGFTQNDAHIYCRFDQAKDEFLKVMRLHARYYDLMGIKDYYMRFSLPDLTKKHNFVDEPESWRASGEIIRAAMTESGLPYVEAEGEAAFYGPKVDFMIKSVIGTEYAISTNQLDFMATKTFGLSYIGEDGGEHPVYVIHRAPLGSHERFTAFLIEHYAGNFPTWLAPVQARVIPISEKAFDYGHKVVDAIFQAPVVNGTTGLRVDIDTSNERMQKKIRDAQLKKIPYMLVVGEREAAEGKVAVRLRSGKDLGPMPLETVIERLKKEAESRVDVAE is encoded by the coding sequence ATGTCCGCCGCCTCGCCGATCCACATCACCCTGCCCGACGGCAAGACCCTGGATTTCAACTCGGGCGTGACGGGCGCGCAAATCGCCGCTTCCATCGGTCCGGGCCTCGCCAAGGCGGCGCTGATCGTCGAAGTGAACGGCAAGCAATGGGACCTGTTCCGCCCGATCGAACGGGACGCCAATGTCCGCATCATCACAAGGAAAGACCCCGAGGCGCTGGAGCTGATCCGCCACGACGCCGCGCATGTGCTCGCGATGGCGGTGCAGGATCTCTATCCCGGAACCCAGGTGACCATCGGCCCGGCGATCGAGGACGGCTTCTATTACGACTTCGCGCGCGCCGAGCCGTTCACCCCGGAAGACCTGCCGAAGATCGAAGCCAAGATGCACGAGATCGTGAAGGCGGCGCTGCCGACCGCGCGCGAAGTGTGGCCGCGCGCCAAGGCGATCCAGCACTTCAAGGACATCGGCGAGACCTACAAGGCCGAGCTGATCGAGAGCATTCCATCCGACGAGGACGTGTCGATCTACTATCACGGCAACTGGCACGATCTGTGCCGCGGCCCGCATTTCGCGACCACCGCGCCGATCGGCGACGCCTTCAAGCTGACCAAGATCGCCGGCGCCTATTGGCGCGGCGACGCCAAGAACGCGCAGCTCCAGCGCATCTACGGCACCGCCTGGCGCGACCAGAAGGAATTAGACGCCCATCTCGAACGGCTGGCCGAGCAGGAGAAGCGCGACCACCGCCGCATCGGCCGCGACCTGGAACTGTTCACCTTCTCGCCGGAGGTCGGCGCCGGCCTGCCCCTGTGGATGCCCAACGGCATGGTGATCCGCCAGGAGCTGGAATTCCTCGCGGTGCAGGAGGAGCGGCGCGACGGCTACAAGCGCGTGTCGACTCCGGAGATCACCAAGGAAAATCTCTACATCCGCTCGCGGCATCTCGCCTACTACGGCGACGACATGTACTCGCCGATCGATATCGAGGGCGAGAACTACTACCTCAAGCCGATGAACTGCCCGCATCACCACATGATCTATCTGGCGACGCGGCACTCTTATCGTGAACTTCCCCTGCGGCTCGCGGAATACGGCCATTGCTATCGCTACGAGGCGTCGGGCGGATTGTCGGGGCTGATGCGCGTGCGCGGCTTCACCCAGAACGACGCGCATATCTATTGCCGCTTCGACCAGGCCAAGGACGAGTTCCTGAAGGTGATGCGCCTGCATGCCCGCTATTACGACCTGATGGGCATCAAGGACTATTACATGCGCTTCTCGCTGCCCGACCTGACCAAGAAGCACAATTTCGTCGACGAGCCGGAAAGCTGGCGCGCCTCGGGCGAGATCATCCGCGCGGCGATGACCGAGAGCGGCCTGCCCTATGTCGAGGCCGAGGGCGAGGCCGCGTTCTACGGCCCCAAGGTCGACTTCATGATCAAGAGCGTGATCGGGACCGAGTATGCGATCTCGACCAACCAGCTCGACTTCATGGCGACCAAGACTTTCGGCCTCTCCTATATCGGCGAGGACGGCGGCGAGCATCCGGTCTATGTGATCCATCGCGCGCCCTTGGGCAGCCACGAGCGCTTCACCGCCTTCCTGATCGAGCATTACGCCGGCAACTTCCCGACCTGGCTGGCGCCGGTGCAGGCGCGGGTGATTCCGATCAGCGAGAAGGCATTCGACTACGGCCACAAGGTCGTGGACGCGATCTTCCAGGCGCCGGTCGTCAACGGCACCACCGGCCTGCGCGTCGACATCGACACCAGCAACGAGCGCATGCAGAAGAAGATCCGCGACGCCCAGCTCAAGAAGATCCCCTACATGCTGGTAGTCGGCGAGCGCGAGGCGGCGGAAGGAAAAGTCGCGGTGCGTCTGCGTTCCGGCAAGGATCTGGGGCCGATGCCGCTCGAAACCGTCATAGAACGGCTGAAAAAGGAAGCCGAATCCCGTGTGGATGTGGCCGAATAG
- the infC gene encoding translation initiation factor IF-3, with protein MNEEIFSRTILLIGDDGHKYGEIGLDEGRAIAEEKGFDLVEVSPEAKPPVVKLMDYGKFKYEQQKKAAEARKKQKVIEIKEIKMRPTIDDHDYDTKMKQMRRFFDEGDKVKVTLRFRGREMAHQNLGMDLLNRVHKDVEPVAKMEQWPKMEGRQMMMVLAPR; from the coding sequence GTGAACGAGGAGATCTTTTCGCGCACCATCCTTCTGATCGGCGACGACGGCCATAAGTACGGCGAGATCGGCCTCGACGAAGGCCGCGCCATCGCGGAAGAAAAAGGCTTCGACCTGGTCGAGGTGTCGCCCGAGGCGAAGCCTCCCGTGGTCAAGCTGATGGACTACGGCAAGTTCAAATACGAACAGCAGAAGAAGGCCGCCGAGGCGCGCAAGAAGCAGAAGGTCATCGAGATCAAGGAGATCAAGATGCGCCCGACCATCGACGACCACGACTACGACACCAAGATGAAGCAGATGCGCCGCTTCTTCGACGAGGGCGACAAGGTCAAGGTCACGCTGCGCTTCCGCGGCCGCGAGATGGCGCACCAGAATCTCGGCATGGACCTGCTCAACCGCGTCCACAAGGACGTCGAGCCGGTCGCCAAGATGGAACAGTGGCCGAAGATGGAAGGCCGCCAGATGATGATGGTCTTGGCCCCGCGCTGA
- the trxC gene encoding thioredoxin TrxC, translating to MEARIVPCPHCDAANRVPAGRAPGDARCGRCHKALFEGRPLALTAARFDRHANSDLPLLVDFWAAWCGPCRMMAPGFEKAAALFEPRARLAKVDSDAEGALSARFAIRSIPTLILFQRGREIARLSGALPPGELNHWIEQHLPA from the coding sequence ATGGAAGCCCGGATCGTTCCCTGCCCGCATTGCGACGCCGCCAACCGGGTTCCGGCCGGGCGCGCGCCGGGGGATGCTCGCTGCGGGCGCTGCCACAAGGCGTTGTTCGAGGGCCGGCCGCTGGCCCTGACGGCGGCGCGGTTCGACCGTCACGCCAATTCCGACCTGCCGCTGCTGGTCGATTTCTGGGCCGCGTGGTGCGGCCCGTGCCGGATGATGGCGCCCGGCTTCGAGAAGGCGGCCGCCCTGTTCGAGCCCAGGGCGCGTCTCGCCAAGGTCGATTCCGACGCCGAGGGCGCGCTGTCGGCGCGGTTCGCCATCCGCTCGATCCCGACGCTGATCCTGTTCCAGCGCGGCAGGGAGATCGCGCGGCTGTCGGGCGCGCTGCCGCCCGGCGAGCTCAACCACTGGATCGAGCAGCACCTGCCCGCCTAG
- a CDS encoding DUF3297 family protein, which produces MTDTLPDRLSTDPDSKHYNRELLERGVGIRFNGQEKTNVEEYCVSEGWVRLAVGKTVDRHGRPMTIKYKGKVEPFLQGPADGATEPA; this is translated from the coding sequence ATGACCGACACGCTGCCCGACCGCCTCTCGACCGATCCCGACAGCAAGCACTACAACCGCGAGCTTCTCGAGCGCGGCGTCGGCATCCGCTTCAACGGCCAGGAAAAGACCAATGTCGAGGAGTATTGCGTCAGCGAAGGCTGGGTGCGGCTGGCCGTCGGCAAGACGGTCGACCGCCACGGACGGCCGATGACGATCAAGTACAAGGGCAAGGTGGAGCCCTTTCTCCAAGGCCCGGCCGACGGCGCCACCGAACCGGCGTAG
- a CDS encoding PAS domain-containing protein, whose translation MRRASSGGAQKSRVLAGILPHRPLFPRVAHFFRVSRLAAKIAIEGMPDRQNVHRLGAQTRSLPPALQSLISYWLRKCGGRPMPAGVSTPEQDLRPWLGNLALIEISGDQQFRFRLSGTNLIRRFGREATGLNVDVLADDIKRQLRSILNATIRAGVPVVANSAVPLGRATYWHCEVALPLAGAGGGLSTILFCSYPQAVS comes from the coding sequence ATGCGGAGGGCGTCAAGCGGCGGCGCGCAGAAGAGTCGAGTCCTGGCCGGTATTCTTCCGCACCGGCCGCTCTTTCCGCGCGTCGCTCACTTCTTCCGGGTGTCGCGCTTGGCCGCGAAAATTGCGATTGAAGGAATGCCGGACCGTCAGAATGTCCACCGCCTCGGTGCCCAGACCCGCTCGCTCCCGCCCGCCCTTCAATCGCTCATTTCGTACTGGTTGCGGAAATGCGGCGGGCGGCCGATGCCGGCAGGGGTCAGCACACCCGAGCAGGACCTCCGACCATGGCTCGGCAACCTCGCTTTGATCGAGATCTCAGGCGACCAGCAATTCCGCTTTCGCCTTTCGGGTACAAATCTCATCCGCCGTTTCGGCCGGGAGGCGACGGGGCTGAACGTCGACGTCCTCGCCGACGACATCAAGCGCCAATTGCGGTCGATCCTGAACGCCACGATCCGGGCCGGCGTGCCGGTCGTCGCGAATTCCGCGGTCCCGCTCGGCCGCGCGACGTATTGGCATTGCGAGGTGGCGCTGCCGCTGGCGGGCGCCGGCGGCGGGCTGAGCACCATCCTGTTCTGCAGCTATCCGCAGGCGGTGTCCTAG
- a CDS encoding energy transducer TonB, translated as MILIEFVIFVVSSGLFYSGRFRHHLWAVVVAGAIATASSLLFFYDLYEKLEVRTEAPVKVVKQLVRVPVVQHVSQPPALSKQENCRNDYPFFARVFDREGTTELAFTVSADGTVRDVKVAKSSGSDGLDDAAVHCVAKWHYRPAVKDGQLVDAPMTVKVAWNLDQDDAQGKPDPDTQKAPDPEKKQDGFP; from the coding sequence GTGATCCTTATCGAGTTCGTGATTTTCGTCGTGTCGTCCGGGCTGTTCTACAGCGGGCGGTTTCGCCACCATCTGTGGGCCGTGGTGGTCGCGGGCGCCATCGCGACGGCATCCTCGCTGCTGTTCTTCTACGATCTCTACGAGAAGCTCGAAGTCCGCACCGAAGCGCCGGTCAAGGTCGTGAAGCAGCTCGTGCGCGTGCCCGTCGTGCAGCACGTCTCCCAGCCGCCGGCGCTGTCCAAACAGGAGAACTGCCGCAACGATTACCCGTTCTTCGCGCGGGTGTTCGACCGGGAGGGCACCACCGAGCTCGCCTTCACGGTATCGGCGGACGGCACGGTGCGCGATGTCAAGGTCGCCAAGTCGAGCGGCTCGGACGGCCTCGACGACGCCGCCGTGCACTGCGTGGCCAAGTGGCACTACCGCCCCGCGGTCAAGGACGGGCAACTCGTCGATGCGCCGATGACGGTGAAAGTGGCGTGGAATTTGGATCAGGACGATGCGCAGGGCAAGCCCGATCCGGACACGCAGAAGGCGCCTGACCCCGAAAAGAAGCAGGACGGCTTTCCCTGA
- a CDS encoding low molecular weight protein tyrosine phosphatase family protein has protein sequence MKHVLFVCGRNRLRSPTAEAVFSDHPGIEVASAGVGRDADAPLDADLVAWADIIFVMEKSHREKLTSRFRSALKNTRVVCLDIPDRFSFMEPALVALLKAKVTPLL, from the coding sequence ATGAAGCATGTGCTCTTCGTCTGCGGTCGCAACCGGCTTCGCAGCCCCACCGCCGAAGCCGTGTTTTCCGATCATCCGGGAATCGAGGTGGCGTCGGCCGGTGTCGGTCGTGACGCCGACGCGCCGCTCGACGCCGACCTGGTGGCGTGGGCGGACATCATCTTCGTGATGGAAAAGTCCCACCGCGAAAAACTGACGTCGCGGTTTCGGTCCGCGTTGAAAAACACGCGCGTCGTCTGTCTCGATATTCCCGACAGATTCTCCTTCATGGAGCCGGCCCTCGTCGCTCTTCTGAAAGCGAAGGTAACGCCGCTCTTGTGA
- the groL gene encoding chaperonin GroEL (60 kDa chaperone family; promotes refolding of misfolded polypeptides especially under stressful conditions; forms two stacked rings of heptamers to form a barrel-shaped 14mer; ends can be capped by GroES; misfolded proteins enter the barrel where they are refolded when GroES binds): MAAKDVKFGADARERLLRGVDILADAVQVTLGPKGRNVVIEKSFGAPRTTKDGVTVAKEIELGDKFENMGAQMVREVASKTNDAAGDGTTTATVLARAIVREGSKAVSAGMNPMDLKRGIEKAVEIVVADLKKRSKKVKSNEEIGQVGTISANGDTEVGKMIAEAMAKVGNEGVITVEEAKSLATELDVVEGMQFDRGYISPYFITNADKMVAELDEPSILIHEKKLTSLQPLLPILEAVVQSGRPLLIIAEEIEGEALATLVVNKLRGGLKVAAVKAPGFGDRRKAMLEDIAIVTGGQVISEDLGIKLENVKLNMLGTAKKVRIDKDNTTIIDGAGKKSEIQARVGQIKTQIEETTSDYDKEKLQERLAKLAGGVAVIRVGGATEVEVKEKKDRVDDALNATKAAVEEGIVPGGGTALLYATKSLNGVAGDNDDQTQGIAIVRRAIQAPIRQIVENAGVEASIVVGKLLEQKSSTFGFNAQTETYGDLIDLGIVDPTKVVRVALQNASSVAALLITTEAMVADRPKKESGGGGMPGGGMGGGGMGDMDF; the protein is encoded by the coding sequence ATGGCAGCCAAGGACGTAAAATTCGGCGCCGATGCGCGTGAGCGTCTGCTCCGCGGCGTCGACATCCTCGCCGATGCAGTGCAGGTGACGCTGGGCCCGAAGGGCCGCAACGTCGTCATCGAGAAGAGCTTCGGCGCCCCGCGCACGACCAAGGACGGCGTGACGGTGGCCAAGGAGATCGAGCTCGGCGACAAGTTCGAGAACATGGGCGCCCAGATGGTGCGCGAAGTGGCCTCCAAGACCAACGACGCGGCCGGCGACGGCACGACGACGGCGACAGTCTTGGCACGCGCAATAGTCCGCGAGGGTTCCAAGGCGGTCAGCGCCGGCATGAACCCGATGGACCTGAAGCGCGGCATCGAGAAGGCGGTCGAGATCGTCGTCGCCGACCTCAAGAAGCGCTCCAAGAAGGTCAAGTCGAACGAAGAGATCGGCCAGGTCGGCACGATCAGCGCGAACGGCGACACCGAAGTCGGCAAGATGATCGCCGAAGCGATGGCCAAGGTCGGCAATGAAGGCGTGATCACGGTCGAGGAAGCCAAGTCCCTCGCCACCGAGCTCGACGTCGTCGAAGGCATGCAGTTCGACCGCGGCTATATCTCGCCCTACTTCATCACCAACGCGGACAAGATGGTCGCCGAGCTCGACGAGCCGTCGATCCTCATCCACGAGAAGAAGCTCACCAGCCTGCAGCCCTTGCTGCCGATCCTGGAAGCGGTCGTGCAGTCGGGCCGTCCCCTGCTCATCATCGCCGAAGAGATCGAGGGCGAGGCCCTGGCCACGCTCGTCGTGAACAAGCTGCGCGGCGGCCTCAAGGTTGCCGCCGTCAAGGCGCCGGGCTTCGGCGATCGCCGCAAGGCGATGCTGGAAGACATCGCCATCGTGACCGGCGGCCAGGTGATCAGCGAAGACCTCGGCATCAAGCTCGAGAACGTCAAGCTGAACATGCTGGGCACGGCCAAGAAGGTCCGCATCGACAAGGACAACACCACGATCATCGACGGCGCCGGCAAGAAGTCGGAGATCCAGGCCCGCGTCGGCCAGATCAAGACCCAGATCGAGGAAACCACGTCGGACTACGACAAGGAGAAGCTGCAGGAACGTCTGGCGAAGCTCGCCGGCGGCGTTGCGGTGATCCGCGTCGGCGGCGCGACCGAGGTCGAGGTCAAGGAGAAGAAGGATCGCGTCGACGACGCGCTCAACGCCACCAAGGCGGCGGTCGAGGAAGGCATCGTGCCGGGCGGCGGTACCGCCCTGCTCTACGCCACCAAGTCGCTCAATGGCGTCGCCGGCGACAATGACGACCAGACCCAGGGCATCGCGATCGTGCGTCGCGCGATCCAGGCTCCGATCCGTCAGATCGTCGAGAACGCGGGCGTCGAGGCCTCCATCGTGGTCGGCAAGCTGCTCGAGCAGAAGTCGTCCACCTTCGGCTTCAACGCGCAGACCGAGACCTATGGCGACCTGATCGACCTCGGCATCGTCGACCCGACCAAGGTGGTCCGCGTCGCGCTGCAGAACGCGTCGAGCGTGGCGGCCCTTCTGATCACGACGGAGGCGATGGTCGCCGATCGTCCGAAGAAGGAATCGGGCGGCGGCGGCATGCCCGGCGGCGGCATGGGCGGCGGCGGCATGGGCGACATGGACTTCTAA
- a CDS encoding DUF1993 domain-containing protein, whose translation MAYTIYDASIPVMIRSLTSLSKILDKAVAQAKADDLPLSELLEARLAPDMRPFTHQIQLASDAAKGAAARLADVTPPGMPDTETTFPELHTRLQKTIAFLETIRPEQLAGAEDREIVLKFPSGERKFTGRDFLAGYALPNFLFHVTTAYALLRHKGIVIGKSDFLGGA comes from the coding sequence ATGGCCTATACGATCTACGACGCCTCCATTCCGGTGATGATCCGCAGCCTGACCAGCCTGTCGAAAATCCTCGACAAGGCGGTGGCGCAGGCCAAGGCCGACGACCTGCCGCTCAGCGAACTTCTCGAGGCGCGGCTGGCGCCGGACATGCGTCCCTTCACCCACCAGATCCAATTGGCGTCGGACGCCGCCAAGGGCGCCGCCGCGCGGCTCGCCGACGTTACGCCGCCGGGCATGCCGGACACCGAAACGACCTTCCCGGAGCTGCACACGCGGCTGCAGAAGACCATCGCCTTCCTGGAGACGATCAGGCCGGAGCAGCTTGCCGGCGCCGAGGACCGTGAGATCGTGCTCAAATTCCCCAGCGGCGAGAGGAAATTCACCGGCCGCGACTTCCTGGCCGGCTACGCGCTGCCGAACTTCCTGTTCCACGTGACCACCGCCTATGCCCTGTTGCGGCACAAGGGCATCGTGATCGGCAAGTCGGATTTCCTCGGCGGCGCCTAA